One region of Glutamicibacter sp. B1 genomic DNA includes:
- the nrdR gene encoding transcriptional regulator NrdR yields the protein MNCPYCRNADSRVVDSRVADDGVSIRRRRQCTACSRRFTTTETASLSVLKQSGAVEPFSRNKVINGVRKACQGRPVTDHDLAVLAQEVEEAVRTSGAAEIPAHQVGLAILEPLSRLDEVAYLRFASVYHNFQSLTDFESAIGRLRDRRSNVPQGTQRPLTAD from the coding sequence GTGAATTGCCCGTACTGCCGAAATGCTGATTCCCGTGTGGTCGACAGCCGAGTCGCTGACGATGGCGTTTCCATTCGTAGGCGCCGCCAGTGCACAGCATGCTCTCGACGATTTACTACCACTGAGACCGCTAGCCTCAGCGTGCTCAAGCAGTCTGGTGCTGTAGAGCCGTTCTCTCGAAACAAGGTCATCAACGGTGTGCGGAAGGCCTGCCAAGGACGTCCTGTGACCGATCACGATTTGGCGGTTCTCGCCCAAGAAGTGGAAGAAGCAGTCCGTACCTCTGGCGCCGCTGAGATCCCTGCGCACCAGGTTGGATTAGCCATCCTTGAACCGCTGTCTCGGTTGGACGAAGTGGCATACCTGCGATTTGCCAGCGTTTATCACAACTTCCAGTCCTTGACGGATTTTGAGAGTGCCATTGGAAGACTACGTGACCGTCGAAGCAACGTTCCTCAAGGTACTCAGCGCCCACTGACCGCTGACTAA
- the hisD gene encoding histidinol dehydrogenase has translation MSTIPDTDFSDLATIDWRNESLSYAQLKAHLPRPEMNTQTASQTVQEIIDDVRARGMQTLTELAKRFDHVDLDHTRVPAHELDRALEELDPQVRRALEESIDRARVFASAQRPQDTQVNYANGATVTQRWVPVRRVGLYVPGGLAVYPSSVIMNTVPAQAAGVTSLALASPPQKEFGGLPHPTILAAAKLLGIDEVHAMGGAQAVAAFAYGVEVADDERGGIDPVDVISGPGNVFVATAKRLVKGVVGIDAEAGPTEIAILADQTADPSFVAADMISQAEHDVNAAAVLVTDSLELATAVRSELVKQVAATKHSERVHAALSGTQSAIILVKDLQQGIDVCNAYAAEHLEIMVSDPETTASRITAAGAIFVGPYAPVSLGDYCAGSNHVLPTNGTALHASGLNVNTFLKAIQVINYNKSALGDVAAHVINLANAEDLPAHGDAVAVRKA, from the coding sequence GTGAGCACTATTCCAGATACAGATTTTTCAGACCTCGCCACCATCGACTGGCGCAACGAATCCTTGAGCTATGCACAGCTCAAGGCTCATCTGCCACGCCCTGAAATGAACACGCAGACTGCGAGCCAGACGGTGCAGGAGATCATTGATGATGTTCGTGCCCGTGGTATGCAGACCCTTACGGAACTTGCCAAGCGATTTGATCATGTGGATCTGGACCATACCCGAGTACCAGCTCATGAACTGGATCGGGCCCTTGAAGAACTTGATCCGCAAGTTCGTCGTGCTCTTGAAGAATCCATCGACCGCGCCCGTGTCTTTGCCTCAGCTCAACGTCCGCAAGACACGCAGGTGAACTATGCCAACGGTGCCACTGTCACACAGCGTTGGGTTCCGGTGCGACGAGTCGGTTTGTACGTTCCAGGTGGCCTGGCGGTATACCCTTCTTCGGTCATTATGAATACTGTTCCAGCACAAGCCGCAGGCGTCACATCCCTCGCTCTGGCAAGCCCACCGCAGAAAGAATTTGGGGGACTACCGCACCCAACCATTCTGGCTGCAGCCAAGCTGTTGGGCATCGACGAAGTCCACGCTATGGGAGGTGCTCAAGCTGTAGCGGCCTTCGCCTATGGTGTGGAAGTGGCCGATGACGAACGTGGCGGCATTGACCCGGTTGACGTGATCTCTGGACCCGGCAATGTTTTTGTCGCAACCGCTAAGCGCTTGGTCAAAGGCGTTGTCGGCATTGACGCTGAAGCTGGCCCCACCGAAATTGCGATCCTTGCGGACCAGACGGCGGATCCAAGCTTCGTAGCCGCCGACATGATTTCCCAAGCAGAACACGACGTCAACGCTGCCGCGGTGTTGGTCACCGACTCACTTGAACTAGCTACCGCTGTACGCAGTGAACTGGTCAAGCAGGTAGCTGCAACTAAGCACTCCGAACGGGTGCATGCAGCGCTGTCGGGCACGCAGTCCGCCATCATTTTGGTCAAGGATCTGCAGCAGGGCATCGACGTATGCAACGCCTATGCCGCTGAGCATTTGGAAATCATGGTTAGCGATCCAGAGACCACCGCCTCACGTATCACCGCGGCTGGTGCGATTTTTGTCGGCCCGTATGCCCCTGTATCCCTTGGAGACTACTGTGCAGGGTCAAATCACGTCTTGCCTACCAACGGCACAGCATTGCACGCCTCTGGCCTGAACGTGAATACGTTCCTGAAAGCAATTCAGGTCATTAATTACAATAAGTCCGCGCTGGGTGATGTCGCCGCGCACGTGATTAATTTGGCCAATGCCGAAGACCTGCCAGCACATGGCGATGCTGTCGCAGTGCGAAAAGCGTAA
- the dnaE gene encoding DNA polymerase III subunit alpha yields the protein MLDGAARLGELFAEANRQGMEALAITDHGYLFGAFDFWRQATGAGVKPIIGVEAYVTPGTARDDKTRVKWRTDESQKGDDVSGGGLYNHMTLLSYNNVGMNNLFKGSSRASLDSVFGKYPRWDRELLNDHHEGIIATTGCPSGEVQTKLRLGQYDAAKAAAAELQDLFGKENYYCEIMDHGLEIERRITKDLLRLAKELNIPLVATNDLHYTHEADAKAHEALLAINSGSTLDEPTYDQGGSRFAFSGTGYYLKSAREMRELFKEFPEACDNTLAIADRVEVSFDTNANYMPKFPCPPGEDETSWLIKEVDKGLHYRYPDGIPEESRKQADYELDVIIKMGFPGYFLVVADFINWSKDHGIRVGPGRGSGAGSMVAYAMRITDLDPLKHGLIFERFLNPERVSMPDFDVDFDDRRRSEVIKYVTEKYGDERVSMIVTYGSIKTKQALKDSSRVLGYPFSMGESLTKALPPAVMAKDIPLNDIENPDSKRYSEAGDFRNLVANDPEAARVFETAKGLEGLKRQWGVHAAGVIMSSDPIIDVVPIMRRIQDGQVITQFDYPTCEGLGLIKMDFLGLRNLTIISDALENIRYNTGDEIDLETLTIEDPEAYNLLARGDTLGVFQLDGGPMRSLLKMMRPDNFEDISAVIALYRPGPMGANSHTNYALRKTGLQEVTPIHPELEEPLSEILGGTYGLIVYQEQVMAIAQKLAGYSLGQADILRRAMGKKKKAELDKQFAGFKQGMNDNGYSDAAVQTLWDILLPFSDYAFNKAHSAAYGVVSYWTAYLKAHYPAEYMAALLTSVGDDKDKLALYLNECRHIGITVLPPDVNESALNFTPVGKDIRFGMGAIRNVGTNAVAGIVEARQERGHYNDFSDFLGKVPAVVCNKRTIESLIKAGAFDSLKHPRRALVAIHEEAVDSVIQVKRNEAANQFDLFSALGSEEASESMNVAIPDLPDWDKKEKLAYERDMLGLYVSDHPLQGLGSALDQYADMPVTHVLSDDGPQDGHIISIAGMISGLQRRIAKKSGNPYARCEIEDLSGSMEVMFFGQAYQPIAEILADDLIVVIKGRVQRRDDGSITLNAQEMMIPEISEDANGGPVVIGIPTHKATESLVQKLGDVLRTHSGNTEVRVKLTGSRGTSLMRLGMNFRVNPNPALFGDLKVLLGPHCLDV from the coding sequence ATGCTGGACGGTGCTGCCCGCCTTGGCGAACTTTTCGCCGAGGCCAACCGTCAAGGCATGGAGGCCCTGGCGATCACAGACCACGGTTATCTTTTTGGTGCCTTCGACTTCTGGCGTCAAGCAACCGGGGCAGGGGTCAAACCGATCATTGGTGTTGAAGCCTATGTCACCCCAGGCACTGCCCGCGACGACAAGACCCGCGTTAAATGGCGTACGGACGAATCGCAAAAGGGCGATGACGTCTCCGGCGGTGGCCTCTACAACCACATGACCCTGTTGTCCTACAACAACGTGGGCATGAACAACCTGTTTAAGGGCTCCTCCCGGGCGTCGCTGGACTCAGTGTTCGGCAAATACCCTCGTTGGGATCGCGAACTACTCAACGATCACCACGAAGGCATCATCGCCACGACTGGTTGCCCTTCGGGAGAAGTCCAGACCAAACTGCGCTTGGGACAGTACGACGCAGCCAAGGCAGCCGCAGCCGAATTGCAGGATCTGTTTGGCAAGGAAAACTACTACTGCGAGATCATGGACCATGGTCTGGAGATTGAACGACGGATCACCAAGGACCTGCTGCGACTGGCCAAGGAACTAAATATTCCACTGGTCGCCACCAACGACTTGCACTACACCCATGAGGCGGATGCTAAGGCGCACGAAGCCCTTTTGGCGATCAACTCCGGGTCCACCCTTGACGAACCAACCTATGACCAGGGTGGCAGCCGTTTCGCCTTCTCCGGTACCGGTTACTACCTGAAGAGCGCTCGTGAAATGCGCGAGCTCTTCAAAGAATTCCCTGAGGCATGTGACAACACCCTAGCTATTGCTGACCGAGTCGAGGTTTCCTTCGACACCAACGCAAACTACATGCCAAAGTTCCCTTGCCCGCCCGGTGAGGACGAAACCAGCTGGCTGATCAAGGAAGTCGACAAGGGACTGCATTACCGTTACCCCGATGGCATTCCAGAAGAGTCGCGCAAACAGGCCGACTACGAGCTCGATGTCATCATCAAGATGGGTTTCCCTGGCTACTTCCTCGTGGTGGCCGACTTCATCAACTGGTCTAAGGACCACGGGATTCGTGTAGGCCCTGGACGTGGTTCGGGTGCAGGCTCCATGGTTGCTTACGCCATGCGTATTACTGACTTGGATCCACTGAAACACGGCTTGATTTTCGAACGTTTCTTGAACCCGGAACGTGTTTCCATGCCCGACTTTGACGTCGACTTCGATGATCGTCGCCGTTCTGAGGTCATCAAATACGTGACCGAAAAGTATGGCGACGAACGCGTGTCCATGATCGTGACCTATGGTTCCATCAAGACCAAGCAGGCTTTGAAGGACTCCTCCCGCGTACTGGGTTACCCCTTCTCGATGGGTGAATCTCTGACCAAAGCTTTGCCACCGGCTGTCATGGCCAAGGATATTCCACTCAACGACATTGAAAACCCCGACTCCAAGCGATACTCGGAAGCGGGAGATTTCCGCAACCTCGTTGCCAATGACCCAGAAGCGGCCCGCGTCTTTGAAACCGCCAAGGGACTTGAAGGCCTCAAGCGCCAATGGGGTGTGCACGCAGCAGGCGTCATCATGAGTTCCGACCCGATCATTGATGTCGTGCCTATTATGCGCCGTATCCAAGACGGTCAGGTTATTACCCAGTTCGATTACCCCACCTGTGAAGGTCTGGGGCTGATCAAGATGGACTTCTTGGGGCTTCGAAACCTCACCATCATCTCGGACGCGTTGGAAAACATCCGGTACAACACCGGCGACGAGATTGACCTGGAAACGCTGACCATCGAGGACCCCGAAGCCTATAACCTTCTGGCTCGTGGCGATACCTTGGGCGTGTTCCAGCTTGATGGCGGTCCGATGCGTTCGTTGCTGAAAATGATGCGCCCGGATAACTTCGAAGACATCTCCGCAGTGATAGCATTGTACCGTCCGGGCCCGATGGGCGCTAACTCGCACACCAACTACGCGTTGCGTAAGACGGGTCTGCAAGAAGTGACCCCGATTCACCCCGAGCTCGAAGAGCCCCTATCTGAAATTCTTGGCGGTACCTACGGTTTGATCGTGTACCAAGAGCAGGTTATGGCTATCGCGCAGAAGCTGGCCGGCTACTCCTTGGGCCAGGCAGATATTTTGCGCCGTGCCATGGGTAAAAAGAAGAAAGCCGAACTGGATAAACAGTTCGCTGGCTTCAAGCAGGGTATGAACGATAACGGATACTCCGACGCTGCCGTGCAGACGTTGTGGGACATTCTGTTGCCCTTCTCCGACTACGCATTCAACAAGGCGCACTCCGCTGCTTATGGTGTGGTTTCGTACTGGACTGCCTACCTTAAAGCGCACTATCCCGCCGAATACATGGCTGCTCTGCTGACCTCAGTTGGTGATGACAAAGACAAACTGGCTTTGTACCTCAATGAGTGCCGACATATCGGTATTACCGTGTTGCCACCGGATGTCAACGAATCGGCGTTGAACTTCACCCCTGTTGGCAAGGACATTCGTTTTGGTATGGGCGCTATTCGCAACGTCGGTACCAATGCGGTGGCTGGAATTGTTGAAGCCCGTCAAGAACGAGGGCATTACAACGACTTCAGTGACTTCTTGGGTAAGGTCCCTGCAGTGGTCTGCAACAAGCGAACCATCGAATCACTGATCAAGGCTGGTGCCTTCGACTCGCTGAAGCACCCACGCCGAGCATTGGTGGCTATTCACGAAGAAGCTGTCGATTCGGTTATTCAAGTGAAGCGCAATGAAGCAGCCAACCAGTTTGACCTATTCAGCGCGTTGGGATCCGAAGAAGCTTCGGAATCGATGAACGTGGCCATTCCTGACCTTCCTGACTGGGACAAAAAGGAAAAGCTTGCCTACGAACGCGACATGCTGGGACTCTACGTTTCTGACCACCCGTTGCAGGGACTTGGCTCAGCGCTAGACCAGTATGCCGATATGCCAGTGACCCATGTGCTTTCAGATGATGGACCACAAGATGGGCACATCATTTCGATTGCGGGCATGATCTCCGGTTTGCAACGACGAATTGCCAAGAAGAGCGGCAATCCTTATGCGCGTTGCGAGATCGAAGACCTGTCCGGTTCCATGGAAGTAATGTTCTTCGGCCAGGCTTACCAGCCAATTGCTGAAATCCTCGCTGATGACCTGATTGTGGTCATAAAGGGACGAGTACAGCGACGTGACGATGGTTCCATTACGTTGAATGCTCAGGAAATGATGATTCCTGAAATTTCCGAGGATGCCAATGGTGGTCCCGTGGTCATCGGTATTCCGACGCATAAGGCCACCGAATCACTAGTGCAGAAATTGGGCGACGTATTGCGTACCCATAGCGGAAACACTGAAGTGCGTGTCAAACTCACCGGTAGCCGCGGGACCTCGCTGATGCGTTTGGGAATGAACTTCCGGGTTAATCCGAACCCAGCGCTCTTTGGCGATTTGAAAGTATTGCTCGGCCCACATTGTCTGGACGTGTAG
- a CDS encoding RluA family pseudouridine synthase codes for MISDETVSHELLVESDDAGSRLDALLARSLDIPRTLASSLCKDSHVQVNGRTIAKSLKLKAGDRLHVTIPPQRDPLEIKVEKVEELKIIADDDDYVVIDKPVGVAAHPSPGWVGPTVVGALMAEGYNITTSGAAERQGIVHRLDVGTSGLMVVAKTERAYTALKRAFKERTPTKIYHAVVQGLPDPLEGTIDAPIGRHPGHDWKFAVLEGGRQSVTHYKVIEAFGRASLVEVHLETGRTHQIRVHFSAFGHPCAGDQTYGADPKLGAALGLTRQWLHAKKLGFNHPVSGQWVEYESQYPSDLEGAVELLRNGEY; via the coding sequence ATGATTTCCGACGAAACTGTCAGCCACGAATTGCTCGTCGAGTCTGATGATGCAGGAAGTCGGCTGGACGCACTTCTAGCCAGAAGTCTGGACATTCCCCGGACGCTGGCATCGAGCCTGTGCAAGGATTCTCATGTTCAAGTAAACGGCAGAACCATCGCCAAATCCTTGAAGCTCAAAGCTGGGGATCGATTACACGTCACGATTCCACCACAGCGAGATCCGTTAGAAATTAAGGTTGAGAAAGTGGAAGAGCTGAAGATCATCGCGGACGATGATGATTACGTAGTCATCGACAAGCCAGTAGGCGTAGCCGCTCACCCGTCGCCGGGCTGGGTAGGCCCCACTGTCGTCGGCGCTTTGATGGCCGAAGGCTACAACATCACGACCTCAGGAGCTGCAGAGCGCCAGGGGATCGTTCACCGTCTGGACGTTGGCACCAGCGGCTTGATGGTCGTTGCCAAGACGGAGCGCGCCTACACCGCATTGAAGCGTGCCTTCAAAGAACGAACCCCCACAAAGATCTATCACGCTGTCGTTCAAGGCCTGCCTGATCCGCTGGAAGGTACCATCGATGCACCCATCGGCCGCCACCCAGGACACGATTGGAAATTCGCAGTTCTCGAAGGCGGGCGTCAATCGGTGACCCACTACAAAGTCATTGAAGCTTTCGGCCGTGCCTCGCTGGTGGAGGTGCACCTAGAAACTGGTCGAACGCACCAGATTCGTGTCCATTTCTCTGCTTTTGGCCACCCTTGTGCCGGTGACCAAACGTATGGCGCTGATCCTAAACTTGGCGCGGCTCTAGGGCTGACGCGCCAGTGGTTGCATGCCAAGAAGCTTGGGTTTAATCATCCGGTGTCCGGCCAGTGGGTCGAATACGAGAGTCAGTACCCATCCGACCTTGAGGGTGCCGTTGAACTGCTACGTAACGGCGAGTACTAG
- the lspA gene encoding signal peptidase II, with translation MGLTIALVALVIDQVVKILVERNMRLGESIEVIPGIFNIHYILNPGAAFSIGENFTIVFAILQAAVAIFVIYLLARKVSVRSWTIALGCLLGGVLGNLGDRIFREPAFGFGHVVDMFSVTHFAIFNVADSFIVCSMIAVAFMLIRGRNLDGTIGDTTSKKNAAEGETEPKE, from the coding sequence ATGGGTCTTACTATCGCGCTGGTCGCTTTAGTTATCGACCAAGTCGTGAAAATTTTGGTGGAACGGAACATGCGACTCGGTGAGTCGATTGAAGTTATCCCTGGTATCTTCAACATTCACTACATACTCAACCCCGGTGCCGCCTTCTCCATTGGAGAAAACTTCACGATCGTCTTCGCCATTCTCCAAGCTGCAGTGGCCATCTTCGTGATTTATCTCTTGGCCCGTAAAGTATCGGTCCGTAGCTGGACTATCGCCCTGGGATGTTTGCTCGGTGGTGTCCTAGGCAACCTGGGCGACCGAATCTTCCGAGAACCAGCTTTTGGTTTCGGTCATGTCGTGGACATGTTCTCTGTAACGCACTTCGCCATCTTCAACGTCGCCGATTCATTTATTGTGTGCTCCATGATCGCTGTGGCCTTCATGCTGATTCGTGGACGCAACCTTGACGGCACTATTGGTGACACGACATCCAAGAAAAATGCTGCCGAGGGCGAAACGGAACCTAAAGAATGA
- a CDS encoding DivIVA domain-containing protein — protein MALTPEDVVNKRFQPTKFREGYDQDEVDDFLDEIVVELRRLTGENEALRSRLAELGEDAGSVSKEQAVPAPVSAAPAAKPAEEKKAETKPAEPAKAATPAPKPAEEKKAEAKPAAAEKPAAAPAAAPAAAAAPAAAPRTESAESAANVLSMAQRLHDEYVAAGVEQRDKIISEAKTEANSLVTSAEEKSRKTLSALEQQKSVLERKLEQLRGFERDYRARLKTYIEGQLRDLESQGSIDADASKSN, from the coding sequence ATGGCTTTGACGCCAGAAGACGTAGTCAATAAGCGGTTTCAGCCGACCAAGTTCCGTGAAGGCTACGACCAAGACGAGGTAGATGACTTCCTCGACGAGATCGTAGTGGAACTGCGTCGCCTGACCGGTGAGAACGAGGCTCTTCGTAGTCGACTTGCCGAACTTGGTGAGGATGCCGGTTCGGTATCGAAGGAGCAGGCTGTACCTGCACCTGTTTCGGCTGCCCCAGCTGCTAAGCCAGCCGAGGAAAAGAAGGCTGAGACTAAGCCAGCTGAGCCAGCCAAGGCTGCGACCCCAGCTCCGAAGCCAGCCGAGGAGAAGAAGGCCGAAGCAAAGCCTGCCGCCGCCGAGAAGCCAGCTGCAGCCCCTGCTGCCGCTCCAGCAGCTGCCGCCGCTCCTGCTGCAGCACCACGTACCGAGTCCGCAGAGTCTGCAGCCAACGTGCTGTCCATGGCTCAGCGCTTGCACGACGAGTACGTTGCTGCCGGTGTCGAACAGCGCGACAAGATCATCTCGGAAGCAAAGACCGAGGCGAACTCGCTGGTTACCTCTGCTGAGGAAAAGAGCCGTAAGACTCTCTCCGCCCTTGAGCAGCAGAAGTCTGTCCTTGAGCGTAAGCTTGAGCAGCTGCGCGGATTCGAGCGCGATTACCGTGCTCGCCTGAAGACCTACATTGAGGGTCAGCTGCGCGACCTTGAGTCCCAGGGCTCGATCGACGCAGACGCAAGCAAGTCGAACTAG
- a CDS encoding YggT family protein, which produces MVFGIIYLALAILQILLLMRIVLDITESFARHWRPKGIALIAATAIVSITDPPLRWLRRRIKPLDLGGIRLDLSFLLLFIVVMLLKAVVNSLGSTTGI; this is translated from the coding sequence ATGGTGTTCGGGATCATCTATCTCGCGTTAGCAATCCTGCAAATTCTGCTTTTAATGCGAATTGTGCTGGATATTACTGAAAGCTTTGCTCGCCACTGGCGTCCCAAAGGCATCGCACTGATCGCAGCGACGGCGATTGTGTCGATAACCGATCCTCCTCTGCGGTGGTTACGTAGAAGGATCAAACCCCTAGATCTCGGCGGAATCCGCCTTGACCTGTCGTTTTTGCTGCTATTTATTGTTGTAATGCTTCTCAAAGCTGTGGTAAATAGTTTAGGTAGTACTACAGGGATCTGA
- a CDS encoding cell division protein SepF, producing MADGLRKAMVYLGLADAVEQEETRATQAEPKSQVRVVEEVASQRPSEAPRPQAVARPAAPQSPAREPETEYRAPVTPIKRAPSVRDEDSELRQITTVHPRSYNDAKIIGENFRDGIPVIMNVTDMGETDAKRLVDFSAGLVFALHGSIERVTNKVFLLSPATVEVLGEDRKQSEAQATFFNQS from the coding sequence GTGGCTGACGGACTGCGTAAAGCAATGGTATATCTCGGTTTGGCGGATGCCGTCGAGCAAGAAGAAACCCGAGCAACACAAGCCGAGCCTAAGAGCCAAGTGCGTGTTGTTGAAGAAGTTGCTTCTCAGCGCCCTTCTGAAGCCCCACGCCCGCAGGCTGTCGCTCGGCCGGCTGCGCCGCAATCACCAGCCAGAGAACCAGAGACGGAATACCGTGCTCCGGTCACCCCGATCAAGCGTGCCCCTTCAGTACGGGATGAGGATTCCGAATTGCGTCAGATTACAACCGTTCACCCACGTTCTTACAACGATGCCAAGATCATCGGTGAGAACTTCCGTGACGGAATCCCAGTGATTATGAATGTCACTGATATGGGAGAGACCGATGCCAAGAGGCTCGTAGATTTCTCCGCAGGGCTCGTTTTTGCCCTGCATGGCTCCATTGAACGAGTCACCAACAAGGTCTTCCTGCTATCTCCAGCGACTGTTGAGGTCCTTGGAGAAGATCGTAAGCAGTCTGAAGCCCAGGCTACATTCTTTAACCAGAGCTAA
- the pgeF gene encoding peptidoglycan editing factor PgeF, giving the protein MLHFTSDLDPRIHLAFTSQQEGNLALHVNDDPQRVAENRSRLEDSIGVRRFSLNFMNQVHSADVFNVQQVERVSWLEPAAPTCDGLVDPTGTQALAVMVADCLPVLFVGRSKDHEQTLTAATHAGRRGLLDGILSRTVEKLRISGAEEIEALIGPSICGSCYEVSPEMAEESENLRAGIRSQTRWGTTGLNLPSSAEKELVQLGVQVRQSNVCTLEDENYFSYRRSSDAGRLAGLIWSVD; this is encoded by the coding sequence GTGCTACATTTCACGTCGGACCTTGATCCGAGAATTCATCTGGCATTCACTTCGCAGCAAGAGGGAAACCTCGCCCTGCATGTGAACGATGATCCTCAGCGCGTGGCTGAGAATCGAAGCCGGTTAGAAGACTCGATCGGGGTCCGACGTTTCTCGCTTAACTTCATGAACCAAGTTCATTCGGCGGATGTTTTCAACGTACAACAGGTTGAACGAGTCTCATGGTTGGAGCCAGCGGCCCCGACTTGCGATGGGCTTGTTGATCCGACCGGAACGCAGGCGCTGGCCGTCATGGTCGCCGATTGCCTTCCGGTGCTTTTCGTCGGCCGAAGCAAAGACCACGAGCAAACTCTCACTGCTGCCACCCACGCCGGGCGTCGGGGACTGCTGGACGGGATCCTTAGCCGTACCGTTGAGAAATTACGGATCTCGGGCGCAGAGGAAATCGAAGCACTTATCGGTCCGTCAATCTGTGGCTCTTGCTATGAAGTCTCACCGGAAATGGCCGAAGAATCCGAAAACCTCCGAGCAGGGATTCGGTCGCAAACTCGCTGGGGGACTACGGGGCTGAACTTGCCTAGCTCAGCCGAAAAAGAGCTAGTCCAACTGGGAGTGCAAGTGCGACAAAGTAACGTCTGCACTTTGGAAGACGAAAATTACTTTTCCTATCGCCGTTCAAGTGATGCTGGACGACTAGCTGGGCTCATCTGGTCCGTGGACTAG